The DNA window ctagaagggcctaatggcctgtttccgtgctgtaattgttatgttatgagatatggattgcctgttacgctatactctgacaatggtccacagttcatttcagagacatttgctgaatacatgaggaccacaggtatccaccatcataaagtaactcctaaatggccgcaagccaatggggaagttgagagacaaaatcagtccatggaaaaacgattacggattgctcatgcagaaggacagaactggagagaagcattgctatcctatatAGCTGTTTATtgggcaacgcctcatgcaaccacaggaaaaagtccagcagaagtactttttgggaggaaaatccgcacaaaaatgcccgaaataaaggaaatcagggatgaccaggagatgagggaccacgatgctgaaaagaagggagcagcaaagctgtatgcagactcgaggtgtggggccaggtactcagcCATCaggcctggagataatgttcttgtgaggcaagagagtggtggtaagctagacacaccttattaccatcaaccctacacggttgtatccagaagcggcagtatgatgacagtcaagtctcctgctggagtcctgtacaaaagaaacgtgtctggtgtaaaaaagtaccaatccagagcgacaccgagtgaagtggttggaagtccaatacgagatgctcaacctgagggaccagatgatgttccagaggtagttaccagcattcccgatgaagtggccagagtaccagaaacaccagaggccgcagcgagcagggtgaacaaccaagttgcgacagtagcattgcaggaaggccgagatgggacaggaaaccacctaagcgatatgaagattttgtgccatatttttaattgtgcccgcattatcaagaaagtgaaagtttgtgatagttggaatgagtttcaatgaagcgcaGAAATGTTACTCACtaaggaagagaaatgataatgggaacatttggacagtgatttgatcaatacatcataaagtacatgtatgagtgctatatgaattgcatttttgtttagtcgactatttggtattaaatgaaaaaaaacaaaagcattGGTATTTAAACATgtgaggtgtataaatttaaatgtttacattttgcatatgaggtgagcattgtattagtataattacagaagaacagttgagctattgtattacatttggttataacatgtttatgttacattttgtgaagagggaatttgaagttttgttggttcagaaggcagaaaaatgttattgatagtgttaaagtgtttacatttaaacataaagatataaagtttatttctggtgaaagaagggatgtcatgataatgaatatgcatgatatgtattaacctgaccggaagtcagatggtatgcactggaggtggaaggtgcaggatgatgaaataagggaagcaggaaaataaagacactgagatgttcaactggtaaagcatgtggtgatggtgttactaatttcacatttcgggccacaaatgcgACACTAACCATCAGTTGGGAACAGAAAACCTGTACAATgctcccctcctcagtgcaggttTATCATAGCCAGAGCTGCTACGTTCTACTTTCTAAGAAATTTGacaagatttggcatgttgtcaaatgCTCCAGGGTCGGCGCCAGAATGtgtgttagaggggggcattagtgtaacttggggggggggggagggcacaaTCTGCCAGTCATAGACTCACTCAGTGGGTGGATGGGGGTGCTGGTAGAGTACCTGCCGAACAGACATAAACCATAAACCACAGGGCCTACCTGCCGAACCAGACGTGCAACTCCTCCGTCCCCTCCAACGGTAACAGTTGAAAGCGCTGCTTTTATTGTGTCGAGAACCACTAGCATGCGGCAAGCATACTAGTGATGCTTGACACATGCTCATGACGGGGGCGGGAGGCGGCTCTAACAGCGAGCGATGGGGAGCACAGCACCTTGCTTGCAAAATCCCCTGAAATACTCTCTCAAACTTCTGCAGGTATAATGACTGGTTATGTTCTGGTttggtttggaaacttgagtaCCCATCCAAGAATGCCGATGGCTACAGAAGGGTGCatacctagccaagtccatcacaggctctgacctcaaGAAGGCACCCAGTGTCATGAAGGACCCccaacttcttctcactgctactttcggacagaaggtacagaaaaagTCTAGTACCACTAGGTTCAAAAAAGGCTTTTGAACTTTCCCTTACTACCCTGATTATAAATTGCACTACATAAATGCCCATCTGCACTATgactagagaacactgtttcatcaggttgtacttgtgcaatcagatgacattaatTTTGATTTGAAACACCActgtttttttcttgcattactgtaactgcaaatatttattatctatttattatgctgaagatccagctgcgctggatgggtcacgtctccagaatggaggaccatcgccttcccaagatcctgttatatggcgagctctccactggccaccgtgacagaggtgcaccaaagaaaaggtacaaggactgcctaaagaaatctcttggtgcctgccacattgaccaccgccagtgggctgataatgcctcaaaccgtgcatcttggcgcctcacagtttggcgggcagcaacctcctttgaagaagaccgcagagcccacctcactgacaaaaggcaaaggaggaaaaacccaacacccaaccccaaccaaccaattttcccttgcaaccgctgcaatcgtgtctgcctgtcccgcatcggacttgtcagccacaaacgagcctgcagctgacgtggactttttaccccctccataaatcttcgtccgcgaagccaagccaaagagaagaaagagattTATTATGGTAATTCAATGTACATTATTGGATTTGCTTttatgaagtacctgtttggctgcactgTATGGTTCACAATAGGAGATAGTGGTGCATTTCTCCCATTGTGACCAATAGCCACTTCTGTTTGCTCTCTATGCTTCTGAGGACAAGGCCACATCCCCATGTAACCTGCCAAGAGCCACCATCCAAACCAACACACAAAGAATGGCTAGAATGACTGCTCTGATTAAGAGATGAGTATAGGGTGGAGTGCTCATTTTTTAGGTGCCGGAGATCACCAAAAATTTAGGCAGGGGTGGCCGATGCGTCAAAATAAACAAGGAGGTCTTGCAAGGTGGCTGCCCTGTTGTATTTGAGTGTGAACGGTAGGACGAGGAAGGAGGATGAGTGTACTGGTTGTGAAAGAAACAGGTTCCTTGCATGTCCAGAATAGGACTCAGCAgtgggtttgggggtgggggccATGAGGCCAACCTTGCCTATAATATTTGGCCGCTGTTAAAATTTCCCACTTGTTTATTTTGCCTTATTTTACAGAGGTGCCAGAGCGGTGGTCCGGTGAGCTCCTGCAGCACTGCACCCTGAGTATATTGTCATattcacaagtacaatgtacaatgtAATTCTACACCagacattctcaatgggggcacatttaagtaaaagctttattttcctttcacctcacataacatcaagtaaaaacacagagctggacaaactcagcaggtgtcctttttgtagcaaaaataaagacacaTTATACTGGATAacaatattttcaaaaggtttgcttcctgaaaaaatattggggatgatgatagacgacttcaagctgaagacaaagatcatttcagatttgctgtatcacataggaatttggagaaacattaaatgaacttttatttgccactgattttcgtttgtactcagcatctgatgcctcttgtgtcagtgtccaacaatggtCAGCTGGTTTTGAcgtattccagttgccctgatactgcttttccacggTCACCATGTTTCCTGGTGAaatcgtcactgacggcaccaagatcagccgggaaggagACAACGtgcgaatgcaggaaatgaattttcaacgacatgttgcacttcatggctttgtctgcttgaagtggacttaaaatatgacaggaaatcacaaaaataggctatatctaaaaaattggtacgtgataggaaattttttaaGTGATTTTTGAGATCAGCAAGCCAAAATCCAGGCTGCCCATTCaaatgcctgccgacattttgctcatgaTGAAGCACTCAAGCACGAAACATTGatgatgtacctttatctttgctctataaagtacattatttgaccagttgagtttctccagcattgtgtttttacttcaaccacggtgcctacagacttctgtgttttacttcacaTAACATAAATGGTTTTTATGTTTTTCATGTAGTTGGGAGGAGACaagtgtggaagaaaccaaaacttgactgcttcacagggaagggggcccataaactttgaggagaGTTCTGGGTGGGCGTGGTGGGGGGTGTGTAgctgaaaaaaatgttgagaatgactGATTCAGACATCCATTTCAATTAAGCTCACATTACCATCCTAAAGAATTGCACTGTTTAATAATCCCCAATTTTGCACCAATCTTCTAATACAGCGTAAAATTTGACTTTATTGTAAATGGAGAGTCAAAACGCAAACAGGAAGACAGAACTCTAACACGGTAAATGTCAGCATCGTATACTCCATATTGACCTTTTGCAGTTCATAGTATTTCCAGTAAAATCATTAACCAAAGGGTTTACAGAGGAAGAGTTTCATCAAGATTAGAAAATAAATTTCTTGTACAAATCCAACCACAGTGCTCTAATAAgtcttaaaaaaaacccagaaatcagCCTACCCTACTGTGACCAGCTTCTCCACATTGAAGCACGACAGTTgatggaaatggaagaagaaaaacAATCATTTTCTTATTGCACAAAAAATCACTACTGCAGACTCACCATCAGTGATTAATGCAGTGTTTagccagtttctttctttttgtgAAATGTTCTGTTTTACGGGGAAGACCTGGCTTTATGGAAAAGTAATTACAGGGAGTCAGTGTTCTTGACTTTTAATATGTACTAATATGGAGGAAGTGAACTGCTATTGTCACCAAAATAAAGCGCCCCACTCTCTTAAGAATACATGCAATGGAGATAAGGAGAAATAATTAGTCAGGCAGAAAACCAAATGCTATTTTTTCCCCAAACTTACTGAACATGCCCTTGAAAAGTAATGCTGAACTACTGTAGTCTCCAAGGTGAGGATGAATTTTCTGGGCCATTTTGTTGTGAGCTGCAAGTACAGAGGCTAGACCAGGTAAAGGTGGCCTTCTCtacgttggagagactgggtgcacactggaagattgctttgttgagcacctttgctctgtccgcatcgGTGACATGACAGGGATCTCCATGTGGCCGACCACTTCAGTTCTGATCCTCATtcctgcactgacatgtctgtaaattggaggagcaatacttaattttccatctggccactctccaactggacagcattaatgttgacttctccAGATTCCGCTAGCCCACTCCCTgtactccctcccttccccatccctccttctccttccctccagctctccatccccttccctctccattcacagagccatcccccctccccctttttgctgctgtgccctccctcccttctccacctattacctcctgcctgtgggactgtgctcctccccctgcccctccctcaccattttgtttgggcacctgctgacattttgcccgaaccttgatgaagggctcaagctgaaacgtgggttatgtatatttatctttgctacataaagaacactgttctccagaattgtgtacttacttcaatcacagtgtctgcagacttttgtgttttaccaggTAAAGACTGCAAATTTCCTCCCCACAAAAGATTCTGACACAATCCAGTGGCTTTATTTCATCATTACTGATGCTAGCAACATCTTGATGCTAACCTTTGAATTCCACAATTAATTGAGTTTAACTTTGTCCCACTGAGATTCAAACTCAGAATGCCACATCGTTCATCCAAATCTCAGGATTATTAATGGACCACTGTGACTCTCAATCCTTCATATGCAGGGGGAGATTTGGGTTCATAATCCATCCTTCATCTTGGTGGAGGGGGAAATACTTGGCCAGTTAAGAGCATGAGAACCAGGAGGAGTGGGCCCACTGAGCTGACCCCACCGTTCATCAAAATGATGGCTGATGCACTTCCATTTTCCTGCACTGTTCACAGAATCCTCATTGTATTTAATGTGTAgaaatacaggttgtacctctcttatccggtgctctgtggtccagcaactccTGTAGCCCGGCAGGGTTGAATCTGCCGTCGTTAGtagaagctccttacagacagtgagggactCAAACCCCAggcccgattgctggcactgtaaaggttgaatctacTGCAATCAAGtctggggttcgagtcccatgctgtatgtaaggagtttgtaataacggcggcagattcaacctttacaatgatcgggaccggggtttgagtccTGCGCTATCAGAGTTTATACTAGCATCCTGATCGCTGGCTTTGTGCTAACCGCaccgctaaccgtgccactccaCAGTGTTATTTCCAGTTTTAAGCTTTGTTTTATCTCTAATATGTTTACATAGGAGGTTCCCTTCTgaatcaatttctgttttccggcattttctgtggttcAGCAACGGCCAGGTCCTAACATTGAGGCACAACCATATATTGATCTCTGTTTTATGTGAACTCAGTGACTTGAGTCTACACAGCCCTCTGGAGGTAGAAAATTCTCGATTCATCACTGTCTGAGTGAAAAcaatttctccatatttcagtcCTAGAAAGTCCATCCCTTATTCTCAGACTCTGTCCTCTGGTCCTTCTCTCCTTAGCCAGGGATCACGATGTTCCTGCATTCAGCCTGCCAAGCCTTTTAAACATCGTTGTAATTTTCAGGTTTATTTCTTCTCATTCTTATAAACTTGGAAGAAaacagtcccagtctactcaaatcTCTCCTCAATAGCAAACCTACCATTCTCAGGACCAACTTATTTGCTGcattttaagtcaagtttattgttatgagcccagaagaccccaaaacccagcagcaatagatattcaccaagacaaacggttacttaaacaaaagttgcttttaattatctttaaacattaaaatggaatcaaactctaacttatcactattaacttaactaacctaattaacccctttctaattctaagcacatgtgcatgtaatgtgtttgtaaattcagaaaagttctttggttcacagtccaatctcacttctcattcctccaagttcactggttccaggcaattcttatactgtgcatagaatttaacatttatgaagttcaccaggctttggtgcttgaaaggtaaatgtttaccactcaggaaggatcttgtcagttttcagagagagatttgttgtatgctggacacaAACTCattcctttagatcagccacttcactgtcttgctgaagaaacttgccccatcagggttttccagatgataacctctttctttcaggtcaccacagagttccttcttgtttcccttatttcaagtgaaacattatgcagccagtcctctcatcttgtatgaaccacaagggatttgacaaggctgaactaagcactcacaatcaggcttccaaatggggttttccacaagctttccagcttgtcctgttccagtcccagctgctgctgctgactgtaaaactgcagaaattATCTccctcagagaaaaaaaatgcttgcaaaaaccacatgaccctcctagaacagcaagctgcactgtggctctgaactactcctccaatctctttcatttgttgcttttcaaaacaacaatccatttgtgaagtctcttaggcactttccaaagtttttccaaaggccgccaggagctgccctgtctggcttgagcagagctccagtattttaaatgagatctgttttgaagtgtttgtatgtgaacctacactaaaaaacctacccaaatttatctcccaaaagaaaatctatatacaatacaagcaCATCTGTCacattattgtcatctgattgaacaagtacaacctgatgaaacagcgttctctgcttcttggtgtaaaaacacacagacacacaaccagacacaacacaccgacagacacacaatacacatgcagggcaagtattcacatatacaaataaatattgtttcatgaatatgagagtctcaggtggtcagtctgagctgttcctttggtcgttcaccattctcactgcctgtgggaagaagctgttcctcagcctggtggtgctggctctgatcttcctgtatctcttccctgatgggagcagctcaaAGATCCCAGTAGGTCAcgatgatgggggggggagggagacaccagtgctgctcttatggtcctgtggattgacctctgatccattcctctgcagcaactgtaccacactgtgatgcagccagccaggacgctctcgatagagatccaatagaaggttgacatgacattggccagtagccttgcccacttcaatcttctcaggaggtgcagtcgctgttgcaccttcctgaccagtgaggagatgttgtgtgtccacgataggtcattagttacCAGTaggtgaactccaaagaactttgACAAGTATATTCTTTCCTCAAGCAAAGAGACCAAAACTCTACATAACGCTCTAGCTACAGTCTCATCAAGGCCCAATACAATTACAATAATAATCCCTCTGTCGAGATCTTTCAGAAAAAAAGGTTAACATACCATTTCCCCTCTTAATTACCTGTTGTATCTGGACATTGGCTTCAATCACAAGCACACCTCAGCCTTGTAAGACACCCATTACCACCTAATCTCCCACCATTCAACAAACACACTCTTACGAGCACCAAAGTGAATGCTCATTTTATCCATATCTCCTCAAAGCCTCTTTGCTTCCTCTGCCATATTTGTGAGTCTACTATATTCACCATCATCAAGAAACTTGGACAATCTACACAATCACTGAAGTCCAAGCCCTGTGGTAATCCACTGATCACAGCCTGACAGCCTGAATGTGATctgtttattcccactctttgctttCTATCTGATAACCAATTCTCATTCCATGCAAATATATTACTCTTCAGACACAGATTCCAGGTTTCTTGTCAgagttacatacatgacattacatgagattcttttcctgtaggCCATTTACtggaagagcaaaaaaaaatctgtacacaatgcACACATGTGCATGAGCCTAAagacgggcactcagtggcacaaggacagcttcttccctactgccatcagattcctgaatggacaatgaaccaaagacactgcctcacttttcgtgcacgaGTATTGTTATTTTTTAGTAATGTAAGATGTTTCCAATCTGAATGCTTGCActacgatgctgccacaaaacactgaatttcatgacttgttcatgacaataaatcatgattctgatatgtaaacaaataaagaaatgtaaacaaactgactgtgcaagacagagagagagaaaaaaaatcaataaagtgcacatcagagtccttaaatgagtctctgattgagtttgtcattgaggagtctgatggtggagggggagcagctgttcctgaacctggtggtgtgagtcttgtggcacctacacctctttcctgatggcagcagtgagaacagagcgtgtgctgggtggggtggatccttgatgatcaaaCTCAAATGTGGGAACACAAATAACTTCCAAAATTCAAATCAACCAGTTCTCTTTCATCTATTCTACCAGtcacatcctcaaagaactccagtagatTAGTCAAACATAAATTCCCCTTTGTAAATCCTTTGTGATTCTGCTCGATCCTATTAGTATTTCAACATGTGGGTGTTAATACATCCTACATTATATATTCCAGCATTTTACTTGCTGCTGACATTAGTTCtgttttccctctccctccttccttaaATAATGTCACGTTTACTGCCCTCTAATCCACAGTAAAAATTCCAGACATTACAGAACTTTAGAAGATGATAACCAGAGTATTCGTTATCTAAGGCTTGCTGTTTCAAAACCCTGGGAGGTAAATAATTAGCTCCTTCAGACTTATCAGTTTTCAAGCTAATAAAATTCTCCAGTGCTATTTTTTTGACATACATCTTGTTCTTTCAGTTGTACTTTGGTTATTGCACTCTTCCCTCTCGAACTGCTGCTCCAGAAACAAGCTGGAGGATCCAGCAGATGCAGAGTCAAAGGAGAGTGGCAGTGCCAGAGGTGGGGTTCTTCAGGTGAGATGTTAAACAGAGGCCTCACCTGTCTGAGCAGGTGGACGTGAAAAATCCCACGGTGATATTTTGAAAGAGGAGGAGTGAGTTGCCCCAGTGCATACAACCACACTGCTGTTTGTGGAAGCTTACTGTGtacactgagaccacccgtaagcagccaaccacttcaattccacgctccactcccacactgacatgtccatccatggcttTAAGTACTATCCCATTTAAGAcaacctgcagattggaggaacaacacctgattttctgttcaggttttctccagccagatggcattaacatcgacctcctggtttctgctaacctgctctccattcccctgtctcctttcactcccttccactctccatccctcctccccatttgctgtggtgccctccctcccttctccacctattacctcctgcctatggaaccgtgctcctctccccacctttttattcgggGACCTGTCGACAATTTgtccgtaccttgatgaagggctcaagcccaaaacgttggttctgtatctttatctttgctacgtaaaggacactgtttgacctgctgagtttccccagagttatgtttttacttcagacacggtgtctgcagacgttcgtgttttACTTGTGCTTACATTGACTGGCAGAGTTCCTATGTTACAACAATGACTTCACTGCAGAGGCTGTCAGGTGCTTTGGGAATCTTTGGGTTGTGAAACGTTGGACAGAAATTAAATGactaatgttctctctttattctGAACATAACTGGAAGAGCCACCaagtgaggaacagcttcttcccacgggcagtgagaatgctgaatgaccaaaggaactgctcacactaaccctccgagactcttatattcacaaaacaacatgtggagccagcaaagatattaaGACTGGTGGGTATagagtttaagctgattaaagcctgtagtacagtcttctcgtgttttgtgtctgcttgctgcaccacagcgcaccacagacatagagcagggtaacaggcccttccgtcccacgagcccgtgctgcccaatttacaccccattaacttacaacccccaatgcatttcaaacggtgggagcaagccagagcccctggggaagacccacacagacatagggagaatgtacaaactccttacagacagcgcaggatttgagccCCGGTCcccattgctggtgctgtaaagacgttgcactGACTGCTTCGCCAACTGCGCCaccctttatttatttatttgccttcatgaatacatgtcctgcatatgtattgtttgtctgtatgtgtgttatgtctgggcgtgtgtctgcatgttttgcactaaggtccgagaatgctgtttcatcgggttgtacttgtgtgaCTTGTCTTTACCTTCTGTCTTCACATTAGGGCATTTTTTACATTCacaaggccctttcaaattgccatgtaaaatggggttaactgggcaatttgcttaGTTGACGACCCAGGTACACGGCtacttgaaagggtccaaccaggtCCCCAAACCCACCTCTGAAGTAGGCATCTCAGGCATCCTCCTCCGGCggtttgaaaggggaaatagTCGACCCAGTTGCTCTGGTGACGTCAACACTTGCTTGCATGCGTCACAGGGGAACCTCTG is part of the Narcine bancroftii isolate sNarBan1 chromosome 12, sNarBan1.hap1, whole genome shotgun sequence genome and encodes:
- the LOC138746893 gene encoding uncharacterized protein translates to MRTTGIHHHKVTPKWPQANGEVERQNQSMEKRLRIAHAEGQNWREALLSYIAVYWATPHATTGKSPAEVLFGRKIRTKMPEIKEIRDDQEMRDHDAEKKGAAKLYADSRCGARYSAIRPGDNVLVRQESGGKLDTPYYHQPYTVVSRSGSMMTVKSPAGVLYKRNVSGVKKYQSRATPSEVVGSPIRDAQPEGPDDVPEVVTSIPDEVARVPETPEAAASRVNNQVATVALQEGRDGTGNHLSDMKILCHIFNCARIIKKVKVCDSWNEFQ